A genomic region of Denticeps clupeoides chromosome 9, fDenClu1.1, whole genome shotgun sequence contains the following coding sequences:
- the lrrfip1a gene encoding uncharacterized protein lrrfip1a isoform X7, which produces MGTQGTGRKRISNKERLTAEDDALNVIAREAEARLAAKRAARAEAREIRMKELERQQKEIYQVQKEESEKYTCHARRHASVSDDEERMSVGSRTSIRGSVSYSHKKSKKKKKKHKDRNGYDDLDDYSTFSSLSSRISDESRASRSSRPDLQQPGSYSDLYSSSSLPASRQPSASYNTSFQSSMMQSTASCLRKCRGSLYEDCTSSVPTRYSSSSTRGPSEYRSVLSSRSRTSSRASSACGSPADDDCSSVASFLRSAASSSGLLRDLDHVTIPDLYADDRLDRDYPEKGTSRASSLSTATLASLGGTSSRRGSADTAITADAEASIREIKEIHELKDQIQDVEAKYMQSLKEVKDAMVEVEDKYRKAMVSNAQLDNEKSNLMYQVDVLKDSLMELEELLSETRRECEDKTKELEREKHAHGILQFQFNELKETLKQSEELLNEIRQLRLKQDCFVREIADLQETVDWKNKKIGALERQKEYSDAIRNERDELRDEVVQLKDILKKHGIVLGPDLSTNGETGEALMDETSSTEGNSMLGKSEEVQPGVVKVVETLQEENHVSPPPPCETETQLCEEANSHVDSEAEDRDMPTSQTETIMALKAVGLEEFVGSPIKPGAVVEVIVRHSAEASVTRQGTTEDVCPRETETENEGLQSITKNADVVAGEVKLIDLHVSSNSSEIVLEQNSHSTKAPQQRKESENEPSPLPEPVKSAVLLSEEDIKSPTPTKTLKTDQQPESGSASGKKKKKKKKGKKQKGAGQSVNKTLQDTKANEEKAASFKEESVMGNEKSSPNETKDYVQFANALNPNDRCVISDAESHNPAHFVTSDIPDSKFKPCSSTDGFIEALPKEPGSQELDKDENQEKYASLSSQPEPLTNFQEDHHLKNVTLNPEDHYQTIPTPTDSTSEPSSDGPIKISEEFKPSTGTETNSTAPVSSFRDELFKEVEEIELDKGVCENQESICNPPECLINFQGTELCEKSMVGCVDFKDIKSLVDLEHIQDDKAPEHLESADSCPAEAEDVEKIVFSSEQVQTVGAAAVYLHGVEGMDNSIVEHIHLEDLEEYAENKIFNEVEECNDEGESFDFDDVEVVTDYTPLGSLGEGSNENEMKPRENECEDTVSHHFESQLTLCQPQIGEHEKFVMEEERNETQEKQHQDGSEKQARQEEEVKEFQETSDKGVQEDQAPSGDPEGLLPDNMEALSVNSEEDKEAPLVEETVLESEETSRKSSKKSKKNKGKGKEDCKMS; this is translated from the exons GCCGAAGCCCGATTGGCTGCGAAGAGAGCGGCCAGAGCCGAGGCCAGGGAGATCCGCATGAAGGAGCTGGAGAGACAGCAGAAGGAG ATCTATCAGGTCCAGAAG GAGGAAAGTGAAAAGTACACTTGTCATGCGAGAAGACATGCCTCG GTCTCAGACGATGAGGAACGGATGTCTGTTGGCAGTCGGACCAGCATAAGG GGTTCTGTTTCATACTCTCACAAAAAgtcgaagaagaagaagaagaaacacaagGAT AGAAACGGCTACGATGACCTTGATGATTACAGTACGTTTTCCAGCCTG AGCTCCAGGATCAGTGATGAGAGCCGAGCATCTCGTTCCTCTCGGCCTGACCTGCAGCAGCCG GGATCTTACTCTGACCTTTACAGCAGCAGTAGTCTTCCTGCTTCTAGGCAACCAAGCGCTTCCTACAACACTTCTTTTCAG TCATCAATGATGCAGAGCACTGCCTCCTGTCTGAGAAaatgcagg GGCTCGCTGTATGAGGACTGCAccagcagcgtccccacacgctaCAGCAGCTCCAGCACTCGTGGA CCCTCTGAGTACCGTAGTGTTCTGAGCTCCAGGTCCAGGACTTCCTCCAGGGCAAGTTCTGCCTGTGGCAGTCCAGCG GATGATGACTGCAGCTCGGTGGCCAGTTTCCTGCGCAGTGCAGCCAGCAGCAGTGGCCTGCTGAGGGACCTGGACCATGTGACTATCCCTGACCTGTATGCT gatGATCGGTTAGACAGAGATTACCCAGAGAAG GGAACATCACGAGCCTCCTCACTGTCAACAGCGACTCTCGCTTCCCTGGGCGGAACTTCCTCCCGCAGAGGCAGTGCGGACACCGCAATCACTGCTGATGCTGAGGCATCCATAAGAGAGATCAAG GAGATTCATGAACTTAAGGATCAGATTCAAGATGTGGAGGCCAAATATATGCAGAGCCTCAAAGAAGTCAAG GATGCCATGGTGGAAGTTGAAGACAAGTACCGTAAGGCCATGGTGTCCAACGCCCAGCTGGACAATGAGAAGTCCAACCTCATGTACCAAGTGGATGTGCTGAAGGACTCACtcatggagctggaggagctttTATCTGAGACAAGGCGGGAGTGTGAGGATAAGACCAAG GAATTAGAACGGGAGAAGCACGCTCATGGGATCCTGCAGTTTCAGTTCAATGAGCTGAAAGAGACCCTGAAACAAAGTGAAGAACTACTGAAT GAGATCCGTCAGTTGCGTCTGAAGCAGGACTGCTTTGTCAGGGAGATTGCTGACCTGCAGGAGACAGTGgactggaaaaataaaaaaattggg GCCTTAGAGAGGCAGAAGGAATACTCTGATGCGATCCGTAATGAGCGCGATGAGCTCAGGGATGAGGTTGTCCAGCTTAAAGATATTCTGAAG AAACATGGTATTGTTCTTGGACCAGACCTAAGCACCAATGGGGAGACAGGAGAGGCTCTGATGGACGAGACTTCATCCACCGAGGGGAACAGCATGCTGG GCAAAAGTGAAGAGGTGCAGCCTGGAGTTGTGAAGGTGGTTGAAACGCTGCAGGAAGAGAATCATGTTTCCCCGCCTCCCCCTTGTGAGACAGAGACCCAGCTGTGTGAAGAGGCCAACTCTCATGTAGACTCTGAAGCAGAAGACAGGGACATGCCTACTTCTCAGACTGAGACCATCATGGCTCTTAAAGCTGTGGGTTTAGAAGAGTTTGTAGGAAGCCCAATAAAGCCAGGGGCTGTTGTGGAAGTAATAGTGAGACACAGTGCTGAGGCATCTGTTACAAGACAGGGGACGACTGAGGATGTTTGCcccagagagacagaaacagaaaatgaaggGCTTCAATCTATCACCAAGAATGCTGATGTTGTAGCTGGAGAAGTAAAGCTCATTGACCTTCATGTTAGTTCGAATTCATCAGAAATTGTGTTGGAACAGAATTCCCACTCCACCAAAGCACCTCAACAAAGAAAAGAATCAGAGAACGAACCATCTCCTTTACCCGAACCTGTTAAATCTGCTGTTCTGCTGAGTGAAGAAGACATTAAATCACCGACACCGACCAAGACTCTCAAGACAGACCAACAGCCTGAAAGTGGAAGTGCATCTggtaagaagaaaaagaagaagaaaaaaggcaagAAGCAGAAAGGAGCAGGTCAAAGTGTCAACAAAACGTTACAAGACACCAAGGCTAATGAAGAGAAAGCAGCATCATTCAAAGAAGAATCAGTCATGGGAAATGAGAAGTCCTCGCCCAACGAGACTAAGGACTATGTGCAGTTTGCAAATGCTCTGAACCCTAATGACCGTTGTGTCATTTCTGACGCAGAATCTCATAATCCTGCACATTTTGTTACTTCTGACATCCCTGACTCAAAGTTCAAGCCTTGTTCTTCTACAGATGGCTTTATAGAGGCACTACCTAAAGAGCCTGGAAGCCAGGAATTGGACAAAGACGAAAACCAAGAGAAATATGCTTCCCTTAGCAGTCAACCGGAACCTTTAACCAATTTCCAAGAAGATCACCACCTCAAAAATGTTACTCTGAACCCTGAAGACCACTATCAAACCATTCCAACacctacagactccacatctgaACCAAGTAGTGATGGGCCTATAAAGATTTCAGAGGAGTTTAAGCCCAGTACAGGTACTGAGACAAATTCCACCGCTCCTGTCAGTTCCTTTAGGGATGAATTATTTAAAGAGGTAGAAGAGATTGagctggacaagggcgtctgtgAGAACCAGGAATCCATCTGCAATCCACCAGAGTGTTTAATCAACTTTCAAGGAACTGAATTGTGTGAAAAGAGCATGGTAGGATGTGTGGACTTCAAAGACATAAAGTCTTTGGTCGACCTTGAGCACATTCAGGATGATAAAGCACCAGAACATTTGGAATCAGCAGACAGTTGCCCAGCTGAAGCAGAGGATGTTGAGAAAATAGTTTTCAGTAGTGAACAAGTCCAGACAGTAGGGGCAGCGGCAGTGTATCTCCATGGTGTTGAAGGAATGGATAATAGCATTGTTGAGCATATTCATCTTGAAGACTTGGAAGAATatgctgaaaataaaatatttaatgaggTAGAAGAATGTAATGATGAAGGAGAATCGTTTGATTTTGATGATGTAGAGGTGGTGACTGATTATACTCCTCTGGGTAGTCTTGGAGAAGGATCTAatgagaatgaaatgaaaccAAGGGAAAATGAATGTGAAGATACTGTGAGTCATCATTTTGAATCCCAGCTCACTTTGTGTCAACCACAGATAGGAGAACATGAGAAATTTGTaatggaggaagagaggaatGAAACACAGGAGAAGCAACATCAGGATGGGTCAGAGAAGCAGGCTAGACAAGAAGAGGAAGTTAAAGAATTTCAGGAAACATCAGATAAAGGGGTTCAGGAGGACCAGGCACCCAGTGGTGATCCAGAAGGACTTTTACCAGACAATATGGAGGCGCTCAGCGTTAATagcgaggaagacaaagaggctccACTTGTTGAAGAAACTGTTCTAGAAAGTGAAGAGACTTCAAGGAAGAGCTCAAAAAAGAGTAAGAAGAACAAGGGGAAGGGGAAAGAAGACTGCAAAATGTCTTAG
- the lrrfip1a gene encoding uncharacterized protein lrrfip1a isoform X5 — MGTQGTGRKRISNKERLTAEDDALNVIAREAEARLAAKRAARAEAREIRMKELERQQKEIYQVQKEESEKYTCHARRHASVSDDEERMSVGSRTSIRSDLDRAGVYGGASEGGSVSYSHKKSKKKKKKHKDRNGYDDLDDYSTFSSLSSRISDESRASRSSRPDLQQPGSYSDLYSSSSLPASRQPSASYNTSFQSSMMQSTASCLRKCRGSLYEDCTSSVPTRYSSSSTRGPSEYRSVLSSRSRTSSRASSACGSPADDDCSSVASFLRSAASSSGLLRDLDHVTIPDLYADDRLDRDYPEKGTSRASSLSTATLASLGGTSSRRGSADTAITADAEASIREIKEIHELKDQIQDVEAKYMQSLKEVKDAMVEVEDKYRKAMVSNAQLDNEKSNLMYQVDVLKDSLMELEELLSETRRECEDKTKELEREKHAHGILQFQFNELKETLKQSEELLNEIRQLRLKQDCFVREIADLQETVDWKNKKIGALERQKEYSDAIRNERDELRDEVVQLKDILKKHGIVLGPDLSTNGETGEALMDETSSTEGNSMLGKSEEVQPGVVKVVETLQEENHVSPPPPCETETQLCEEANSHVDSEAEDRDMPTSQTETIMALKAVGLEEFVGSPIKPGAVVEVIVRHSAEASVTRQGTTEDVCPRETETENEGLQSITKNADVVAGEVKLIDLHVSSNSSEIVLEQNSHSTKAPQQRKESENEPSPLPEPVKSAVLLSEEDIKSPTPTKTLKTDQQPESGSASGKKKKKKKKGKKQKGAGQSVNKTLQDTKANEEKAASFKEESVMGNEKSSPNETKDYVQFANALNPNDRCVISDAESHNPAHFVTSDIPDSKFKPCSSTDGFIEALPKEPGSQELDKDENQEKYASLSSQPEPLTNFQEDHHLKNVTLNPEDHYQTIPTPTDSTSEPSSDGPIKISEEFKPSTGTETNSTAPVSSFRDELFKEVEEIELDKGVCENQESICNPPECLINFQGTELCEKSMVGCVDFKDIKSLVDLEHIQDDKAPEHLESADSCPAEAEDVEKIVFSSEQVQTVGAAAVYLHGVEGMDNSIVEHIHLEDLEEYAENKIFNEVEECNDEGESFDFDDVEVVTDYTPLGSLGEGSNENEMKPRENECEDTVSHHFESQLTLCQPQIGEHEKFVMEEERNETQEKQHQDGSEKQARQEEEVKEFQETSDKGVQEDQAPSGDPEGLLPDNMEALSVNSEEDKEAPLVEETVLESEETSRKSSKKSKKNKGKGKEDCKMS, encoded by the exons GCCGAAGCCCGATTGGCTGCGAAGAGAGCGGCCAGAGCCGAGGCCAGGGAGATCCGCATGAAGGAGCTGGAGAGACAGCAGAAGGAG ATCTATCAGGTCCAGAAG GAGGAAAGTGAAAAGTACACTTGTCATGCGAGAAGACATGCCTCG GTCTCAGACGATGAGGAACGGATGTCTGTTGGCAGTCGGACCAGCATAAGG TCGGATCTGGACCGAGCTGGAGTGTATggaggagccagtgaaggg GGTTCTGTTTCATACTCTCACAAAAAgtcgaagaagaagaagaagaaacacaagGAT AGAAACGGCTACGATGACCTTGATGATTACAGTACGTTTTCCAGCCTG AGCTCCAGGATCAGTGATGAGAGCCGAGCATCTCGTTCCTCTCGGCCTGACCTGCAGCAGCCG GGATCTTACTCTGACCTTTACAGCAGCAGTAGTCTTCCTGCTTCTAGGCAACCAAGCGCTTCCTACAACACTTCTTTTCAG TCATCAATGATGCAGAGCACTGCCTCCTGTCTGAGAAaatgcagg GGCTCGCTGTATGAGGACTGCAccagcagcgtccccacacgctaCAGCAGCTCCAGCACTCGTGGA CCCTCTGAGTACCGTAGTGTTCTGAGCTCCAGGTCCAGGACTTCCTCCAGGGCAAGTTCTGCCTGTGGCAGTCCAGCG GATGATGACTGCAGCTCGGTGGCCAGTTTCCTGCGCAGTGCAGCCAGCAGCAGTGGCCTGCTGAGGGACCTGGACCATGTGACTATCCCTGACCTGTATGCT gatGATCGGTTAGACAGAGATTACCCAGAGAAG GGAACATCACGAGCCTCCTCACTGTCAACAGCGACTCTCGCTTCCCTGGGCGGAACTTCCTCCCGCAGAGGCAGTGCGGACACCGCAATCACTGCTGATGCTGAGGCATCCATAAGAGAGATCAAG GAGATTCATGAACTTAAGGATCAGATTCAAGATGTGGAGGCCAAATATATGCAGAGCCTCAAAGAAGTCAAG GATGCCATGGTGGAAGTTGAAGACAAGTACCGTAAGGCCATGGTGTCCAACGCCCAGCTGGACAATGAGAAGTCCAACCTCATGTACCAAGTGGATGTGCTGAAGGACTCACtcatggagctggaggagctttTATCTGAGACAAGGCGGGAGTGTGAGGATAAGACCAAG GAATTAGAACGGGAGAAGCACGCTCATGGGATCCTGCAGTTTCAGTTCAATGAGCTGAAAGAGACCCTGAAACAAAGTGAAGAACTACTGAAT GAGATCCGTCAGTTGCGTCTGAAGCAGGACTGCTTTGTCAGGGAGATTGCTGACCTGCAGGAGACAGTGgactggaaaaataaaaaaattggg GCCTTAGAGAGGCAGAAGGAATACTCTGATGCGATCCGTAATGAGCGCGATGAGCTCAGGGATGAGGTTGTCCAGCTTAAAGATATTCTGAAG AAACATGGTATTGTTCTTGGACCAGACCTAAGCACCAATGGGGAGACAGGAGAGGCTCTGATGGACGAGACTTCATCCACCGAGGGGAACAGCATGCTGG GCAAAAGTGAAGAGGTGCAGCCTGGAGTTGTGAAGGTGGTTGAAACGCTGCAGGAAGAGAATCATGTTTCCCCGCCTCCCCCTTGTGAGACAGAGACCCAGCTGTGTGAAGAGGCCAACTCTCATGTAGACTCTGAAGCAGAAGACAGGGACATGCCTACTTCTCAGACTGAGACCATCATGGCTCTTAAAGCTGTGGGTTTAGAAGAGTTTGTAGGAAGCCCAATAAAGCCAGGGGCTGTTGTGGAAGTAATAGTGAGACACAGTGCTGAGGCATCTGTTACAAGACAGGGGACGACTGAGGATGTTTGCcccagagagacagaaacagaaaatgaaggGCTTCAATCTATCACCAAGAATGCTGATGTTGTAGCTGGAGAAGTAAAGCTCATTGACCTTCATGTTAGTTCGAATTCATCAGAAATTGTGTTGGAACAGAATTCCCACTCCACCAAAGCACCTCAACAAAGAAAAGAATCAGAGAACGAACCATCTCCTTTACCCGAACCTGTTAAATCTGCTGTTCTGCTGAGTGAAGAAGACATTAAATCACCGACACCGACCAAGACTCTCAAGACAGACCAACAGCCTGAAAGTGGAAGTGCATCTggtaagaagaaaaagaagaagaaaaaaggcaagAAGCAGAAAGGAGCAGGTCAAAGTGTCAACAAAACGTTACAAGACACCAAGGCTAATGAAGAGAAAGCAGCATCATTCAAAGAAGAATCAGTCATGGGAAATGAGAAGTCCTCGCCCAACGAGACTAAGGACTATGTGCAGTTTGCAAATGCTCTGAACCCTAATGACCGTTGTGTCATTTCTGACGCAGAATCTCATAATCCTGCACATTTTGTTACTTCTGACATCCCTGACTCAAAGTTCAAGCCTTGTTCTTCTACAGATGGCTTTATAGAGGCACTACCTAAAGAGCCTGGAAGCCAGGAATTGGACAAAGACGAAAACCAAGAGAAATATGCTTCCCTTAGCAGTCAACCGGAACCTTTAACCAATTTCCAAGAAGATCACCACCTCAAAAATGTTACTCTGAACCCTGAAGACCACTATCAAACCATTCCAACacctacagactccacatctgaACCAAGTAGTGATGGGCCTATAAAGATTTCAGAGGAGTTTAAGCCCAGTACAGGTACTGAGACAAATTCCACCGCTCCTGTCAGTTCCTTTAGGGATGAATTATTTAAAGAGGTAGAAGAGATTGagctggacaagggcgtctgtgAGAACCAGGAATCCATCTGCAATCCACCAGAGTGTTTAATCAACTTTCAAGGAACTGAATTGTGTGAAAAGAGCATGGTAGGATGTGTGGACTTCAAAGACATAAAGTCTTTGGTCGACCTTGAGCACATTCAGGATGATAAAGCACCAGAACATTTGGAATCAGCAGACAGTTGCCCAGCTGAAGCAGAGGATGTTGAGAAAATAGTTTTCAGTAGTGAACAAGTCCAGACAGTAGGGGCAGCGGCAGTGTATCTCCATGGTGTTGAAGGAATGGATAATAGCATTGTTGAGCATATTCATCTTGAAGACTTGGAAGAATatgctgaaaataaaatatttaatgaggTAGAAGAATGTAATGATGAAGGAGAATCGTTTGATTTTGATGATGTAGAGGTGGTGACTGATTATACTCCTCTGGGTAGTCTTGGAGAAGGATCTAatgagaatgaaatgaaaccAAGGGAAAATGAATGTGAAGATACTGTGAGTCATCATTTTGAATCCCAGCTCACTTTGTGTCAACCACAGATAGGAGAACATGAGAAATTTGTaatggaggaagagaggaatGAAACACAGGAGAAGCAACATCAGGATGGGTCAGAGAAGCAGGCTAGACAAGAAGAGGAAGTTAAAGAATTTCAGGAAACATCAGATAAAGGGGTTCAGGAGGACCAGGCACCCAGTGGTGATCCAGAAGGACTTTTACCAGACAATATGGAGGCGCTCAGCGTTAATagcgaggaagacaaagaggctccACTTGTTGAAGAAACTGTTCTAGAAAGTGAAGAGACTTCAAGGAAGAGCTCAAAAAAGAGTAAGAAGAACAAGGGGAAGGGGAAAGAAGACTGCAAAATGTCTTAG
- the lrrfip1a gene encoding leucine-rich repeat flightless-interacting protein 1 isoform X23 produces MGTQGTGRKRISNKERLTAEDDALNVIAREAEARLAAKRAARAEAREIRMKELERQQKEVSDDEERMSVGSRTSIRDDRLDRDYPEKGTSRASSLSTATLASLGGTSSRRGSADTAITADAEASIREIKEIHELKDQIQDVEAKYMQSLKEVKDAMVEVEDKYRKAMVSNAQLDNEKSNLMYQVDVLKDSLMELEELLSETRRECEDKTKELEREKHAHGILQFQFNELKETLKQSEELLNEIRQLRLKQDCFVREIADLQETVDWKNKKIGALERQKEYSDAIRNERDELRDEVVQLKDILKKHGIVLGPDLSTNGETGEALMDETSSTEGNSMLGKSEEVQPGVVKVVETLQEENHVSPPPPCETETQLCEEANSHVDSEAEDRDMPTSQTETIMALKAVGLEEFVGSPIKPGAVVEVIVRHSAEASVTRQGTTEDVCPRETETENEGLQSITKNADVVAGEVKLIDLHVSSNSSEIVLEQNSHSTKAPQQRKESENEPSPLPEPVKSAVLLSEEDIKSPTPTKTLKTDQQPESGSASGKKKKKKKKGKKQKGAGQSVNKTLQDTKANEEKAASFKEESVMGNEKSSPNETKDYVQFANALNPNDRCVISDAESHNPAHFVTSDIPDSKFKPCSSTDGFIEALPKEPGSQELDKDENQEKYASLSSQPEPLTNFQEDHHLKNVTLNPEDHYQTIPTPTDSTSEPSSDGPIKISEEFKPSTGTETNSTAPVSSFRDELFKEVEEIELDKGVCENQESICNPPECLINFQGTELCEKSMVGCVDFKDIKSLVDLEHIQDDKAPEHLESADSCPAEAEDVEKIVFSSEQVQTVGAAAVYLHGVEGMDNSIVEHIHLEDLEEYAENKIFNEVEECNDEGESFDFDDVEVVTDYTPLGSLGEGSNENEMKPRENECEDTVSHHFESQLTLCQPQIGEHEKFVMEEERNETQEKQHQDGSEKQARQEEEVKEFQETSDKGVQEDQAPSGDPEGLLPDNMEALSVNSEEDKEAPLVEETVLESEETSRKSSKKSKKNKGKGKEDCKMS; encoded by the exons GCCGAAGCCCGATTGGCTGCGAAGAGAGCGGCCAGAGCCGAGGCCAGGGAGATCCGCATGAAGGAGCTGGAGAGACAGCAGAAGGAG GTCTCAGACGATGAGGAACGGATGTCTGTTGGCAGTCGGACCAGCATAAGG gatGATCGGTTAGACAGAGATTACCCAGAGAAG GGAACATCACGAGCCTCCTCACTGTCAACAGCGACTCTCGCTTCCCTGGGCGGAACTTCCTCCCGCAGAGGCAGTGCGGACACCGCAATCACTGCTGATGCTGAGGCATCCATAAGAGAGATCAAG GAGATTCATGAACTTAAGGATCAGATTCAAGATGTGGAGGCCAAATATATGCAGAGCCTCAAAGAAGTCAAG GATGCCATGGTGGAAGTTGAAGACAAGTACCGTAAGGCCATGGTGTCCAACGCCCAGCTGGACAATGAGAAGTCCAACCTCATGTACCAAGTGGATGTGCTGAAGGACTCACtcatggagctggaggagctttTATCTGAGACAAGGCGGGAGTGTGAGGATAAGACCAAG GAATTAGAACGGGAGAAGCACGCTCATGGGATCCTGCAGTTTCAGTTCAATGAGCTGAAAGAGACCCTGAAACAAAGTGAAGAACTACTGAAT GAGATCCGTCAGTTGCGTCTGAAGCAGGACTGCTTTGTCAGGGAGATTGCTGACCTGCAGGAGACAGTGgactggaaaaataaaaaaattggg GCCTTAGAGAGGCAGAAGGAATACTCTGATGCGATCCGTAATGAGCGCGATGAGCTCAGGGATGAGGTTGTCCAGCTTAAAGATATTCTGAAG AAACATGGTATTGTTCTTGGACCAGACCTAAGCACCAATGGGGAGACAGGAGAGGCTCTGATGGACGAGACTTCATCCACCGAGGGGAACAGCATGCTGG GCAAAAGTGAAGAGGTGCAGCCTGGAGTTGTGAAGGTGGTTGAAACGCTGCAGGAAGAGAATCATGTTTCCCCGCCTCCCCCTTGTGAGACAGAGACCCAGCTGTGTGAAGAGGCCAACTCTCATGTAGACTCTGAAGCAGAAGACAGGGACATGCCTACTTCTCAGACTGAGACCATCATGGCTCTTAAAGCTGTGGGTTTAGAAGAGTTTGTAGGAAGCCCAATAAAGCCAGGGGCTGTTGTGGAAGTAATAGTGAGACACAGTGCTGAGGCATCTGTTACAAGACAGGGGACGACTGAGGATGTTTGCcccagagagacagaaacagaaaatgaaggGCTTCAATCTATCACCAAGAATGCTGATGTTGTAGCTGGAGAAGTAAAGCTCATTGACCTTCATGTTAGTTCGAATTCATCAGAAATTGTGTTGGAACAGAATTCCCACTCCACCAAAGCACCTCAACAAAGAAAAGAATCAGAGAACGAACCATCTCCTTTACCCGAACCTGTTAAATCTGCTGTTCTGCTGAGTGAAGAAGACATTAAATCACCGACACCGACCAAGACTCTCAAGACAGACCAACAGCCTGAAAGTGGAAGTGCATCTggtaagaagaaaaagaagaagaaaaaaggcaagAAGCAGAAAGGAGCAGGTCAAAGTGTCAACAAAACGTTACAAGACACCAAGGCTAATGAAGAGAAAGCAGCATCATTCAAAGAAGAATCAGTCATGGGAAATGAGAAGTCCTCGCCCAACGAGACTAAGGACTATGTGCAGTTTGCAAATGCTCTGAACCCTAATGACCGTTGTGTCATTTCTGACGCAGAATCTCATAATCCTGCACATTTTGTTACTTCTGACATCCCTGACTCAAAGTTCAAGCCTTGTTCTTCTACAGATGGCTTTATAGAGGCACTACCTAAAGAGCCTGGAAGCCAGGAATTGGACAAAGACGAAAACCAAGAGAAATATGCTTCCCTTAGCAGTCAACCGGAACCTTTAACCAATTTCCAAGAAGATCACCACCTCAAAAATGTTACTCTGAACCCTGAAGACCACTATCAAACCATTCCAACacctacagactccacatctgaACCAAGTAGTGATGGGCCTATAAAGATTTCAGAGGAGTTTAAGCCCAGTACAGGTACTGAGACAAATTCCACCGCTCCTGTCAGTTCCTTTAGGGATGAATTATTTAAAGAGGTAGAAGAGATTGagctggacaagggcgtctgtgAGAACCAGGAATCCATCTGCAATCCACCAGAGTGTTTAATCAACTTTCAAGGAACTGAATTGTGTGAAAAGAGCATGGTAGGATGTGTGGACTTCAAAGACATAAAGTCTTTGGTCGACCTTGAGCACATTCAGGATGATAAAGCACCAGAACATTTGGAATCAGCAGACAGTTGCCCAGCTGAAGCAGAGGATGTTGAGAAAATAGTTTTCAGTAGTGAACAAGTCCAGACAGTAGGGGCAGCGGCAGTGTATCTCCATGGTGTTGAAGGAATGGATAATAGCATTGTTGAGCATATTCATCTTGAAGACTTGGAAGAATatgctgaaaataaaatatttaatgaggTAGAAGAATGTAATGATGAAGGAGAATCGTTTGATTTTGATGATGTAGAGGTGGTGACTGATTATACTCCTCTGGGTAGTCTTGGAGAAGGATCTAatgagaatgaaatgaaaccAAGGGAAAATGAATGTGAAGATACTGTGAGTCATCATTTTGAATCCCAGCTCACTTTGTGTCAACCACAGATAGGAGAACATGAGAAATTTGTaatggaggaagagaggaatGAAACACAGGAGAAGCAACATCAGGATGGGTCAGAGAAGCAGGCTAGACAAGAAGAGGAAGTTAAAGAATTTCAGGAAACATCAGATAAAGGGGTTCAGGAGGACCAGGCACCCAGTGGTGATCCAGAAGGACTTTTACCAGACAATATGGAGGCGCTCAGCGTTAATagcgaggaagacaaagaggctccACTTGTTGAAGAAACTGTTCTAGAAAGTGAAGAGACTTCAAGGAAGAGCTCAAAAAAGAGTAAGAAGAACAAGGGGAAGGGGAAAGAAGACTGCAAAATGTCTTAG